The following proteins come from a genomic window of Deinococcus sp. KSM4-11:
- the yicI gene encoding alpha-xylosidase, which translates to MKFTDGNWLTLPGIKPAYPAEAYDARQDGTTLELYAPTRPVRHRGDTLEGPLLTVRLSSPLPGVIRVRVTHFEGTPDAGPAFHLCGTDAPVDIHIDDALASLTSGPLRAEVTRFPWSLRFFHGDEPLTRSAGRGIGYIRRDDGQTFLHEGLTLDVGELVYGLGERFTAFVKNGQSVDIWNRDGGTGSDQAYKNVPFYLTSKGYGVFVNDPGAVSFEVASERVSRVQFSVPGESLEYLVIAGPTPAEVLERYTRLTGRPALPPAWSFGLWLSTSFTTDYDEATVTSFLEGMRERELPLSVFHFDCFWMKAFQWCDFQWDPAVFPDPEGMLARLHGRGLRVSVWINPYIAQKSPLFAEAAREGYLLRREGGGVWQGDLWQPGMGIVDFTNPAARAWFAAHIQRLARQGVDAIKTDFGERIPHEGVTWHDGSDPARMHNYYPQLYNETVFRALNTERPGEATLFARSATAGGQQFPVHWGGDCDSTFESMAESLRGGLSLGLSGFGFWSHDIGGFEGNPPPALYKRWVAFGLLSSHSRLHANHTYRVPWTVDEESVEVLRHFTRLKLSLMPYLYAQALTAHRQGLPMMRAMVLAFPHDPTCAALDRQYLLGDALLVAPVFREDGRVQVYLPEGTWTPLLGGETVTGPCWRTETHGVLGLPLYVRPGTLLATGTELERPEYDYGNQPLLTLYALADGGVARAVIPTLDGGEDFTVEVRREGRILHVTRSGAARPFRLRVAGQDAIHEVSADTATVPLGT; encoded by the coding sequence GTGAAGTTCACGGACGGCAACTGGCTGACCCTGCCCGGTATCAAGCCCGCGTATCCCGCCGAGGCCTACGACGCGCGTCAGGACGGAACCACGCTGGAACTGTACGCGCCGACCCGTCCGGTCCGGCACCGGGGCGACACGCTGGAGGGACCGCTGCTCACGGTGCGGCTGTCCTCGCCGCTGCCGGGCGTGATCCGGGTGCGGGTCACGCACTTCGAGGGCACGCCGGACGCCGGGCCAGCCTTCCACCTGTGCGGCACGGACGCGCCCGTGGACATTCACATCGACGACGCGCTCGCCTCCCTGACGAGCGGACCGCTGCGGGCCGAAGTCACCCGCTTTCCGTGGAGTTTGCGATTCTTCCATGGGGACGAGCCGCTGACCCGCTCCGCCGGGCGCGGGATAGGCTACATCCGCCGGGACGACGGGCAGACCTTCCTGCATGAGGGCCTCACGCTGGACGTCGGGGAACTCGTGTACGGCCTGGGCGAGCGCTTCACAGCCTTCGTGAAGAACGGGCAGAGCGTGGACATCTGGAACCGCGACGGCGGCACCGGCAGCGACCAGGCCTACAAGAACGTGCCGTTCTACCTGACCAGCAAGGGCTACGGCGTGTTCGTGAATGACCCCGGCGCGGTGTCCTTCGAGGTCGCCAGCGAGCGGGTATCGCGGGTGCAGTTCAGCGTGCCCGGGGAATCGCTGGAGTATCTGGTGATCGCCGGGCCGACCCCGGCCGAGGTGCTGGAACGCTACACGCGCCTGACCGGCCGCCCGGCGCTGCCGCCTGCGTGGAGTTTCGGGTTGTGGCTGAGCACGTCCTTCACCACCGACTACGACGAGGCAACCGTCACCTCCTTCCTGGAGGGCATGCGGGAGCGCGAGTTGCCGCTGTCGGTGTTCCACTTCGACTGCTTCTGGATGAAGGCCTTCCAGTGGTGCGATTTCCAGTGGGATCCCGCCGTGTTCCCCGATCCGGAGGGCATGCTGGCGCGGCTGCACGGGCGCGGCCTGCGGGTCAGTGTGTGGATCAACCCGTACATCGCGCAGAAGTCTCCCCTGTTCGCGGAGGCGGCGCGCGAGGGCTATCTGCTGCGCCGCGAGGGGGGCGGCGTGTGGCAGGGCGACCTGTGGCAGCCGGGCATGGGCATCGTGGACTTCACGAACCCGGCGGCGCGGGCGTGGTTCGCCGCGCACATCCAGCGGCTCGCGCGGCAGGGCGTGGACGCGATCAAGACCGATTTCGGCGAGCGGATTCCACACGAAGGCGTGACGTGGCACGACGGCAGCGACCCCGCGCGCATGCACAACTACTACCCACAGCTGTACAACGAGACCGTGTTCCGCGCGCTGAATACGGAGCGGCCCGGCGAGGCGACCCTCTTCGCGCGCAGCGCCACGGCGGGCGGACAGCAGTTTCCGGTGCACTGGGGCGGCGACTGCGACTCGACCTTCGAGAGCATGGCCGAGAGCCTGCGCGGCGGCCTGTCGCTGGGCCTGAGCGGCTTCGGCTTCTGGAGCCATGACATCGGCGGCTTCGAGGGCAATCCCCCTCCAGCGCTGTACAAGCGCTGGGTCGCGTTCGGGCTGCTGTCCTCGCACAGCCGCCTGCACGCCAACCACACCTACCGCGTGCCGTGGACGGTCGACGAGGAGAGCGTGGAGGTCCTGCGGCACTTCACGCGCCTGAAGCTCTCGCTGATGCCGTACCTGTACGCGCAGGCCCTGACCGCGCACCGACAGGGACTGCCGATGATGCGCGCGATGGTGCTGGCCTTCCCGCACGATCCCACGTGCGCGGCACTCGACCGGCAGTACCTGCTGGGTGACGCCCTGCTGGTCGCGCCGGTCTTCCGCGAGGACGGCCGCGTACAGGTCTATCTGCCCGAAGGCACGTGGACTCCCCTCCTCGGCGGCGAGACCGTCACCGGCCCGTGCTGGCGCACCGAGACCCATGGCGTCCTGGGCCTGCCGCTGTACGTGCGGCCCGGCACGCTGCTGGCCACGGGTACGGAGCTGGAACGTCCGGAGTACGACTACGGCAACCAGCCCCTGCTCACGCTGTACGCGCTGGCCGACGGCGGCGTGGCCCGCGCCGTGATCCCCACACTGGACGGCGGTGAGGACTTCACCGTCGAGGTGAGGCGCGAAGGCCGAATCCTGCACGTCACGCGTTCCGGGGCAGCCCGTCCCTTCCGCCTGCGCGTCGCCGGGCAGGACGCCATACATGAGGTGAGCGCGGACACTGCCACAGTACCGCTCGGCACCTGA
- a CDS encoding beta-galactosidase, whose product MTTRVPPFTKMPYGGDWNPEQWERPVWDEDVALFEQAGIDLLSVNIFAWTALQPDEDTYDFARLDEILALLEARGLRACLGTSTAAIPAWMATRFPDVLRTDFQGRAHKFGDRHNACPNSPTYRRFAPALAGQLARRYAGRDVVALWHVSNEFGGACYCPRCESAFRVWLRARYGTLDALNHAWNATFWSQTITDWDEIVVPNVLTVQWSERSTAVQGLTLDYQRFMSDALLGAYRLEADAIRAEIPGAVVTTNLMGPYRPLDYRAWAPHLDVIAWDSYPAPHDPPAAVALKHDLMRSLKSGQPFMLMEQTPSQTNWQPVNALKRPGVMRLQSWQAVAHGADAVMFFQMRRSVGACEKFHGAVMEHHGRTDTRVFREVAALGAELKALGDVTLGARVPARVAVWFDWPAWWAVENSMGPSNALEYLREVTALYTAFHAQGYAVDLVGPDSDLGEYGVVASTLLYLLPAETAEKITAFVEGGGVFLAGLLSGVADESDRVFAGGPPGPLRDLLGVWVEEVDARPPGEENVVVMQGGLEGTFACSLLFEQVRVEDAEILATYGQDFYAGTPVLTRRRAGRGQAWKLGTSVDAPGLRALTRALCDAAGVSPVVPNLPDGVEVTRREGDGGRFLFLLNHTAEERQVNVPGLVGTDLLSAEVLGESVTLPPRGVRVIREEAQA is encoded by the coding sequence ATGACCACCCGCGTGCCACCCTTCACAAAAATGCCGTACGGCGGCGACTGGAACCCCGAGCAATGGGAGCGGCCCGTGTGGGACGAGGATGTGGCCCTGTTCGAACAGGCTGGTATCGATCTGCTGAGCGTCAACATCTTCGCGTGGACGGCCCTGCAGCCGGACGAGGACACCTATGACTTCGCGCGGCTGGACGAGATCCTGGCGCTGCTGGAAGCGCGCGGTCTGCGGGCGTGCCTGGGCACCAGCACCGCCGCGATCCCCGCGTGGATGGCGACGCGCTTTCCCGACGTGCTGCGCACTGACTTCCAGGGCCGCGCACATAAATTCGGCGACCGGCACAACGCGTGCCCGAACAGTCCCACGTACCGGCGCTTCGCGCCCGCGCTGGCCGGACAGCTGGCGCGGCGCTACGCGGGACGGGACGTGGTGGCGCTGTGGCACGTGTCGAATGAGTTCGGCGGAGCGTGCTACTGCCCGCGCTGCGAGTCGGCCTTCCGGGTGTGGCTGCGCGCCCGCTACGGCACGCTGGACGCCCTGAACCACGCGTGGAATGCCACCTTCTGGAGCCAGACGATCACCGACTGGGACGAGATCGTGGTGCCGAACGTCCTGACCGTGCAGTGGAGCGAGCGCTCCACCGCCGTGCAGGGCCTGACGCTGGATTACCAGCGCTTCATGTCAGACGCGCTGCTGGGCGCGTACCGGCTGGAGGCCGACGCGATCCGCGCCGAAATCCCGGGCGCGGTGGTCACCACGAACCTGATGGGGCCGTACCGTCCGCTGGACTACCGCGCGTGGGCACCGCACCTGGACGTGATCGCGTGGGATTCGTATCCCGCGCCGCACGACCCGCCTGCCGCCGTGGCCCTGAAGCACGACCTAATGCGCAGCCTGAAGTCGGGCCAGCCCTTCATGCTGATGGAGCAGACGCCCAGCCAGACGAACTGGCAGCCGGTCAACGCGCTCAAGAGGCCCGGCGTGATGCGCCTCCAGTCGTGGCAGGCCGTCGCGCACGGGGCGGACGCGGTGATGTTCTTCCAGATGCGGCGCTCGGTGGGCGCGTGCGAGAAGTTCCACGGCGCGGTCATGGAGCACCATGGCCGCACCGACACCCGCGTGTTCCGCGAGGTCGCGGCGCTGGGTGCGGAACTGAAGGCGCTGGGCGACGTGACGCTGGGCGCCCGCGTACCCGCCAGGGTCGCCGTGTGGTTCGACTGGCCCGCGTGGTGGGCCGTGGAGAACTCGATGGGGCCGTCGAACGCGCTGGAGTACCTGCGCGAGGTCACGGCCCTGTACACGGCCTTCCACGCGCAGGGGTACGCCGTCGATCTGGTCGGCCCGGACAGCGACCTGGGGGAGTACGGCGTGGTGGCTTCCACCCTGCTGTACCTGCTGCCGGCGGAAACCGCCGAAAAGATTACAGCCTTCGTGGAAGGCGGCGGGGTGTTTCTGGCGGGCCTGCTGAGCGGCGTGGCCGACGAGTCCGACCGGGTCTTTGCCGGCGGCCCGCCCGGCCCGCTGCGCGACCTGCTGGGCGTGTGGGTCGAGGAGGTGGACGCCCGCCCACCCGGCGAGGAGAACGTGGTGGTGATGCAGGGCGGCCTGGAGGGCACCTTCGCGTGTTCGCTGCTGTTCGAACAGGTGCGCGTCGAGGATGCTGAGATCCTCGCCACCTACGGGCAGGATTTCTACGCGGGCACACCGGTGCTGACGCGCCGCCGGGCCGGACGGGGGCAGGCGTGGAAGCTGGGCACCAGCGTGGATGCTCCGGGCCTGCGCGCCCTGACCCGCGCCTTGTGCGACGCGGCCGGCGTGTCTCCCGTGGTGCCGAACCTGCCAGACGGTGTGGAGGTCACGCGGCGCGAGGGTGACGGCGGCCGGTTCCTGTTCCTCCTCAACCACACGGCCGAGGAGCGGCAGGTGAACGTGCCGGGCCTGGTGGGCACCGACCTGCTGAGCGCTGAGGTGCTGGGCGAGTCCGTGACCCTGCCACCGCGCGGCGTACGGGTCATCCGCGAAGAGGCGCAGGCGTGA
- a CDS encoding glycoside hydrolase N-terminal domain-containing protein encodes MTHRSTLWYPRPAADWNEALPVGNGWLGAMVHGGLHGDPHGEHLDLNEGTLWSGQPRDDVNYEARRYLPLARALLKEERWYDAQQVVETHLEGRLGEAYQPLGTLRVQRVGGGEPQVEYRRTLDLGSAIHAVQLGAERRETFISAPDHVLVGRWTGLDPAVRYVVSLGSPHPHRVHGRSGDLHLHIHLPTRVLDAFPWLPPHPEPVLYEPGLGLEGHGLLRVRVTDGQVGFLPADDGHAARFQIEGASGFTLLFTAASSFAGWNVAPRSGDPEPLERCIRVLDDASALSDDTLTDRHRQDHAALFDRVTLDLNRERRDDVPTDERLRQYAQGTPDADLERLYFDFGRYLLIACSRPGGQPATLQGLWNPHVQPPWQSDYTININTQMNYWPAEPCGLGELSGPLETMLHELAASGQRTARVNYGARGWAAHHNTDLWRMSTPTGGDASWAMWPLGGAWLARQLWERQLFRPDPEVLARHWPVLEGAARFLLDWLVEEGEGTLGTSPSTSPENRFLDAEGRPCAVSESSTMDLSIIQDLLQIAAQAAETLDTASELRQEISLALPRLRPLQVGERGELLEWSRPFPESEPGHRHVSHLYGLYPAHLWGERPNLQAAARRTLELRLAAGGGHTGWSAAWLLNLHARLHDGAAAAAMLRQLLSKSTLPNLFDNHPPFQIDGNFGGTAGIAELLLQSQGGDLRLLPALPPHWTQGAVRGLRARGGLSVDVAWADGHLTEVILRRVAGDPARPVTVHYLDRQIPVKVDSAAPVTLGPTLTPPSAPSGDPSLETP; translated from the coding sequence ATGACCCACCGCTCCACCCTGTGGTACCCCCGCCCGGCGGCCGACTGGAATGAGGCGCTTCCCGTCGGCAATGGCTGGCTGGGGGCCATGGTGCACGGCGGCCTGCATGGCGACCCACACGGTGAGCACCTGGATCTCAACGAGGGCACGCTGTGGTCTGGCCAGCCGCGCGACGACGTCAACTACGAGGCCCGCCGGTACCTGCCACTGGCCCGTGCCCTCCTGAAGGAGGAACGCTGGTACGACGCCCAGCAGGTCGTCGAGACGCACCTGGAAGGCCGCCTCGGCGAGGCCTACCAGCCACTCGGCACCCTGCGCGTGCAGCGTGTGGGCGGCGGGGAGCCGCAGGTGGAGTACCGCCGGACGCTCGACCTGGGCAGCGCCATTCACGCCGTACAGCTCGGTGCAGAGCGGCGGGAGACTTTCATCAGCGCCCCGGATCACGTCCTGGTGGGCCGCTGGACCGGCCTGGATCCGGCCGTCAGGTACGTGGTCTCTCTCGGGTCGCCTCATCCCCACCGGGTTCATGGGCGATCTGGTGACCTTCATCTGCACATCCACCTGCCGACCCGCGTGCTGGACGCCTTCCCGTGGCTCCCCCCGCACCCGGAACCGGTGCTGTACGAGCCAGGCCTGGGGCTGGAGGGCCACGGCCTGCTGCGTGTGCGCGTGACGGATGGACAGGTGGGGTTTCTCCCCGCGGACGATGGGCACGCGGCCCGGTTCCAGATCGAGGGGGCCAGCGGGTTCACGCTGCTGTTCACAGCGGCCAGCAGCTTCGCCGGGTGGAACGTCGCGCCCCGATCCGGAGACCCGGAACCGCTGGAGCGGTGCATCCGCGTGCTGGACGACGCATCCGCCCTGAGCGACGACACGCTCACCGATCGCCACCGGCAGGATCACGCGGCCCTGTTCGACCGCGTGACGCTGGATCTGAACCGCGAGCGCCGCGACGACGTGCCCACCGACGAGCGGCTGCGGCAATACGCGCAGGGCACACCCGATGCCGACCTGGAGCGGCTGTACTTCGATTTCGGCCGCTACCTGCTGATCGCGTGTTCGCGGCCCGGCGGGCAACCCGCCACGTTGCAGGGCCTGTGGAATCCCCACGTGCAGCCCCCCTGGCAGTCCGACTACACCATCAACATCAACACCCAGATGAACTACTGGCCCGCCGAGCCCTGCGGCCTGGGCGAGCTGAGCGGGCCACTGGAGACGATGCTGCATGAGTTGGCCGCCTCAGGCCAGCGCACCGCCCGCGTGAACTACGGCGCGCGCGGCTGGGCCGCCCACCACAACACGGATCTGTGGCGCATGAGCACCCCGACCGGCGGCGACGCCAGCTGGGCGATGTGGCCGCTCGGCGGAGCGTGGCTGGCGCGGCAGCTGTGGGAGCGGCAGCTGTTCCGCCCGGATCCCGAGGTGCTTGCCCGCCACTGGCCGGTGCTGGAGGGCGCGGCCCGGTTCCTGCTCGACTGGCTGGTCGAGGAGGGGGAGGGTACGCTGGGCACCAGTCCATCGACCAGCCCGGAGAACCGCTTTCTGGACGCGGAGGGCCGCCCCTGCGCCGTGAGCGAGAGCAGCACCATGGATCTGAGCATCATCCAGGACCTGCTCCAGATCGCGGCGCAGGCCGCCGAGACACTGGATACCGCATCCGAGCTGCGTCAGGAGATTTCGCTGGCCCTGCCCCGCCTGCGACCACTTCAGGTGGGCGAACGCGGCGAGCTGCTGGAATGGAGCCGCCCCTTCCCCGAGTCCGAACCCGGGCACCGGCACGTCTCGCACCTGTACGGCTTGTATCCGGCGCACCTGTGGGGAGAGCGGCCGAACCTGCAGGCGGCGGCCCGCCGCACGCTGGAACTTCGCCTGGCGGCCGGCGGCGGCCACACCGGCTGGAGTGCCGCGTGGCTGCTGAACCTGCACGCCCGACTTCACGACGGCGCGGCGGCCGCGGCCATGCTGCGCCAGCTGCTCTCGAAATCCACCCTGCCGAACCTGTTCGACAACCACCCGCCCTTCCAGATCGACGGCAATTTCGGCGGCACGGCCGGGATCGCGGAACTGCTCCTGCAAAGCCAGGGGGGCGACCTGCGGCTGCTTCCGGCCCTGCCGCCACACTGGACGCAGGGAGCAGTGCGCGGCCTGCGGGCCCGCGGCGGCCTGAGCGTCGATGTGGCGTGGGCGGATGGCCACCTGACCGAAGTGATCCTGCGGCGCGTCGCGGGTGATCCGGCCCGCCCCGTCACGGTGCACTACCTTGACCGGCAGATCCCAGTGAAGGTCGATTCCGCCGCTCCCGTCACCCTCGGCCCCACCCTTACACCCCCCTCCGCCCCATCCGGCGACCCTTCCCTGGAGACCCCATGA
- a CDS encoding ABC transporter substrate-binding protein, producing the protein MNRTRRVTARTTLALLTLALTAAGTVTAQGTTPKPITFTAFFADPNANWNGMQDEVGKVITAKTGVTLKAEFAVGSPDEKINLIAASGQYPDLISPKGAAGVLVDAGAMLDLTDLINKYAPNIKRVIGNQFDRMRFSNKDRGIYFVPTNDAINQTYFDTDAWFKLQLAALKEQKYPQVKTLADYEKVIATYIKAHPKTADGRPTIGLSLLADDWRFLISVTNPAFWATGGSDDGEWYIDPKTYKATLHFFKPEEREYFRWLNHMNDIGLLDPESFTQKYDQYLAKIASGRVVGVIDAGWEIGDAVNSLKAAGKHDQMYGRFGVTTKPGIKVAYNQPTGFVGGWGIGITKSCKDPIAAIKFLDYLASPEGQVLKNWGVQGKQYVVQGGKRVIPDAVLKQKNGDPATFQRTTGVGNYNISIRYGDGVKDPGGNYYTTTYPEQIIDAYTPSEKAALSAYKAKLWNDLLPKASTFQPKPWGAAWSIQVSQDNPLNEFFNKEQDIARKAIPRMILGKPADFDKAYDAFLAELTAKVGKYADMESALVKDRLTLWNVIK; encoded by the coding sequence ATGAACCGTACCCGCCGCGTGACCGCCCGCACCACCCTCGCCCTGCTGACCCTGGCCCTGACCGCTGCGGGCACCGTGACCGCGCAGGGCACAACGCCCAAGCCGATCACCTTCACGGCCTTCTTCGCCGATCCCAATGCCAACTGGAACGGCATGCAGGACGAGGTCGGCAAGGTGATCACCGCGAAGACCGGCGTGACCCTGAAGGCCGAGTTCGCGGTCGGCAGCCCGGACGAGAAGATCAACCTGATCGCCGCGTCCGGCCAGTACCCGGACCTGATCTCGCCCAAGGGCGCCGCCGGCGTGCTGGTCGACGCCGGGGCGATGCTCGACCTGACCGACCTGATCAACAAGTACGCGCCGAACATCAAGCGCGTGATCGGCAACCAGTTCGACCGCATGCGCTTCTCAAACAAGGATCGCGGCATCTACTTCGTGCCCACCAACGACGCGATCAACCAGACGTACTTCGACACGGACGCGTGGTTCAAGCTGCAGCTCGCGGCCCTGAAGGAGCAGAAGTACCCGCAGGTGAAGACCCTGGCGGACTACGAGAAGGTGATCGCCACGTATATCAAGGCGCACCCCAAGACCGCCGACGGCCGTCCCACCATCGGCCTGAGCCTGCTGGCGGACGACTGGCGCTTCCTGATCAGCGTGACCAACCCGGCGTTCTGGGCGACGGGCGGGAGCGACGACGGCGAATGGTACATCGATCCCAAGACGTACAAGGCCACGCTGCATTTCTTCAAGCCGGAGGAACGCGAGTACTTCCGCTGGCTCAACCACATGAACGACATCGGTCTGCTCGACCCGGAGAGCTTCACGCAGAAGTACGACCAGTACCTCGCCAAGATCGCCTCGGGACGCGTGGTCGGCGTGATCGACGCCGGGTGGGAGATCGGGGACGCTGTGAACTCGCTCAAGGCTGCCGGGAAGCACGACCAGATGTACGGCCGCTTCGGCGTGACCACCAAGCCCGGCATCAAGGTCGCGTACAACCAGCCCACCGGCTTCGTCGGCGGCTGGGGCATCGGAATCACCAAGTCGTGCAAGGATCCCATCGCGGCAATCAAGTTCCTCGACTACCTCGCCAGCCCGGAAGGACAGGTGCTGAAGAACTGGGGGGTGCAGGGCAAGCAGTATGTGGTGCAGGGCGGCAAGCGCGTGATCCCGGACGCCGTGCTCAAGCAGAAGAACGGCGACCCCGCCACGTTCCAGCGCACCACCGGCGTCGGGAACTACAACATCTCCATCCGATACGGTGACGGCGTGAAGGACCCGGGCGGCAATTACTACACCACCACCTACCCCGAGCAGATCATCGACGCCTACACGCCTTCCGAGAAGGCCGCGCTGAGCGCGTACAAGGCCAAACTCTGGAACGACCTGCTGCCCAAGGCCAGCACCTTCCAGCCCAAGCCGTGGGGCGCGGCGTGGTCGATCCAGGTCTCGCAGGACAACCCGCTCAACGAGTTCTTCAACAAGGAACAGGACATCGCCCGCAAGGCCATTCCCCGAATGATCCTCGGCAAACCCGCCGACTTCGACAAGGCCTACGACGCGTTCCTGGCCGAGCTGACCGCCAAGGTCGGCAAGTACGCCGACATGGAGTCCGCGCTGGTCAAGGATCGCCTGACCCTCTGGAATGTGATCAAGTAA
- a CDS encoding carbohydrate ABC transporter permease yields the protein MTHLPTGPRARPSTFDLVNGALMLLVLIVTVYPFLNVLAIALNQSQDTVRGGITVFPRHPTLDNFRAIFAYGNIPQAFFISVARTVIGTVLSLGACAMVAYVLSRRDFLGRGLLSRFLAITLYVSGGLIPGFLLIRDLHLMNTFWVYILPTLINAFNIFMIRSYMDELPVELQESARIDGANDLVIFVRIILPLCAPVLATVALFIAVGQWNSWFDTYLYNSSSPQLSTLQFELMKILQSTQSGADAMHSSELKTQQITPDSIKMAITIITITPILVVYPFLQRYFVAGMTLGAVKG from the coding sequence ATGACGCACCTTCCCACGGGGCCACGTGCCCGGCCCTCGACTTTCGACCTCGTGAACGGCGCGCTGATGCTGCTCGTGCTGATCGTGACGGTCTACCCCTTCCTGAACGTGCTGGCCATCGCGCTGAACCAGTCGCAGGACACCGTGCGCGGCGGCATCACCGTGTTTCCCCGCCACCCCACGCTGGACAACTTCCGCGCGATCTTCGCGTACGGCAACATCCCGCAGGCCTTCTTCATCTCGGTCGCCCGGACGGTGATCGGCACGGTGCTCAGCCTGGGCGCGTGCGCCATGGTCGCGTACGTCCTGAGCCGCCGGGACTTCCTGGGGCGAGGGCTGCTCTCGCGCTTCCTGGCGATCACGCTGTACGTCAGCGGCGGCCTGATCCCCGGCTTCCTGCTGATCCGCGACCTGCACCTCATGAACACCTTCTGGGTGTACATCCTGCCCACGCTGATCAACGCCTTCAACATCTTCATGATCCGCTCGTACATGGACGAACTGCCCGTCGAACTCCAGGAAAGTGCCCGCATCGACGGCGCGAACGACCTGGTGATCTTCGTGCGGATCATCCTGCCGCTGTGCGCCCCGGTGCTCGCCACGGTCGCGCTGTTCATCGCGGTGGGCCAGTGGAATTCGTGGTTCGACACGTACCTGTACAACAGCAGCAGCCCGCAGCTGAGCACGCTGCAGTTCGAGCTGATGAAGATCCTGCAGTCCACCCAGTCCGGCGCAGACGCCATGCACAGCAGCGAACTCAAGACCCAGCAGATCACCCCGGACTCGATCAAGATGGCGATCACCATCATCACCATCACCCCGATCCTGGTCGTCTACCCGTTCCTGCAGCGGTATTTCGTGGCCGGCATGACCCTCGGCGCCGTCAAGGGCTGA
- a CDS encoding sugar ABC transporter permease — protein sequence MHSSGLSPAARSRAEPRRRPRLLKRAHEQRYLLAMSLPFVALVFVFNYVPIWGWLMAFQRYRPGRPFFEQQWVGLKNFTDLFQDETFYLALKNTLGMSVLGLILGFTLPIIFALLLNEMRAGLFKRTVQTVSYLPHFVSWVVVAGLVYKMLSTDGGPINQLIAHFGGPPVQFMAHSNYFWGVVVLSDLWKEIGWNTIIYLAVMTAIEPALYEAARVDGAGRWQLMRHITLPGISRVVIILFVLSIGHLTAIGFEKQLLLSNPVVKDSALVLDLYALQNGIGMNKFSFGTAIGVVNSLVGLALLFGANAFFRRKTGDSII from the coding sequence ATGCACAGTTCAGGACTCAGCCCGGCCGCCCGCTCCCGCGCCGAACCCAGACGCCGCCCGCGCCTCCTGAAACGCGCCCACGAACAGCGCTACCTGCTCGCCATGTCCCTGCCCTTCGTGGCGCTGGTGTTCGTGTTCAACTACGTGCCGATCTGGGGCTGGCTGATGGCCTTCCAGCGCTACCGGCCCGGCCGGCCCTTCTTCGAGCAGCAGTGGGTGGGCCTCAAGAATTTCACCGACCTCTTCCAGGACGAGACCTTCTACCTGGCCCTGAAGAACACGCTGGGCATGAGCGTGCTGGGCCTGATCCTGGGCTTCACGCTGCCCATCATCTTCGCGCTGCTTCTCAACGAGATGCGCGCCGGCCTGTTCAAACGCACCGTGCAGACCGTGTCGTACCTGCCGCACTTCGTGTCGTGGGTGGTCGTGGCGGGGCTGGTGTACAAGATGCTCAGCACCGACGGCGGCCCCATCAACCAGCTGATCGCCCACTTCGGCGGGCCGCCCGTGCAGTTCATGGCGCACAGCAATTACTTCTGGGGTGTGGTCGTGCTCTCTGACCTGTGGAAGGAGATCGGCTGGAACACCATCATCTACCTGGCCGTCATGACCGCCATCGAGCCGGCCCTGTACGAGGCCGCGCGCGTCGATGGAGCCGGACGCTGGCAGTTGATGCGGCACATCACGCTGCCCGGCATCAGCCGCGTGGTGATCATCCTGTTCGTGCTGAGCATCGGGCACCTGACCGCCATCGGCTTCGAGAAACAGCTGCTGCTCAGTAACCCAGTGGTCAAGGACAGCGCCCTGGTGCTCGACCTGTACGCGCTCCAGAACGGCATCGGCATGAACAAATTCAGCTTCGGCACGGCCATCGGTGTCGTCAATTCCCTGGTCGGGCTGGCGCTGCTGTTCGGCGCGAACGCCTTCTTCCGCCGTAAGACCGGCGACAGCATTATCTAG